A single genomic interval of Trichosurus vulpecula isolate mTriVul1 chromosome 6, mTriVul1.pri, whole genome shotgun sequence harbors:
- the VPS37C gene encoding vacuolar protein sorting-associated protein 37C encodes MEELKDRTVEELEKLQDDPEEIDRLVMESPEVQDLQLEREMALATNRSLAEQNLVFQAPLEISRSNLLDKYQELQKLVEKCQEQKAKLEKFSSALQPGTLLDLLQVEGMKIEEESEAMAEKFLEGEVPLDTFLESFASMRMLSHLRRVRVEKLQELVRKPRAPKEPARPALPPQPVIETTKAVADAPPAVPAPPAPSLAGPAFPLPYSPAPNLAVGPTAQGTLQPSPFPVTSQPSFPYHVPSGPGYSPAPPGGAATGRPWSPHSSSAPGYPLSQAGSSSSGPVYPMARGPAPNPGYPQQSYFPAGGRPPYPTQAPPYPTQAQMPNFPRQPRPSGPHQPPYPTGPALPYGFSTPQGPVWPGY; translated from the exons ATGGAAGAACTGAAGGACCGGACGGTGGAGGAACTGGAGAAGTTGCAGGATGACCCTGAGGAGATTGACCGTCTGGTCATGGAGTCACCCGAG GTCCAGGACCTGCAGCTGGAGCGGGAGATGGCACTTGCCACCAACCGGAGCTTGGCCGAGCAAAACCTTGTGTTCCAGGCGCCCCTGGAGATCAGCCGCTCGAATCTCTTGGACAAGTACCAGGAGCTCCAGAAGCTGGTGGAGAAGTGCCAGGAACAGAAGGCCAAGCTGG aGAAATTCTCCTCAGCGTTGCAGCCAGGAACCTTGCTGGACCTTCTGCAGGTTGAAGGCATGAAAATCGAAGAGGAGTCGGAG GCCATGGCTGAGAAGTTCCTGGAGGGGGAGGTGCCCTTGGATACATTTCTAGAGAGCTTTGCCTCCATGCGGATGTTGTCCCATTTGCGCCGAGTTCGAGTGGAGAAGCTGCAGGAGCTAGTGCGGAAGCCCAGGGCTCCCAAAGAGCCAGCCAGGCCTGCACTCCCACCTCAGCCTGTTATCGAGACCACAAAAGCTGTGGCTGATGCCCCGCCTGCCGTCCCTGCTCCTCCTGCCCCATCCTTGGCAGGCCCTGCCTTCCCACTCCCCTACAGCCCTGCTCCTAACTTAGCTGTTGGCCCCACAGCCCAAGGAACCCTCCAGCCATCCCCTTTCCCTGTCACCTCCCAACCCTCTTTCCCTTACCATGTGCCTTCTGGCCCTGGCTATTCACCAGCCCCGCCTGGAGGGGCTGCCACAGGCCGCCCCTGGTCCCCACACTCATCTTCTGCACCAGGATATCCTTTGTCTCAAGCTGGGAGCTCATCTTCTGGACCAGTGTATCCCATGGCCCGAGGCCCAGCTCCCAATCCAGGCTACCCTCAGCAGTCTTATTTCCCTGCAGGAGGAAGACCACCCTACCCAACTCAGGCACCTCCCTATCCAACTCAGGCCCAGATGCCTAATTTTCCAAGGCAGCCCAGACCTTCAGGTCCTCATCAACCCCCATACCCAACAGGCCCTGCTCTTCCCTATGGGTTTTCTACACCCCAGGGGCCTGTCTGGCCTGGGTATTAG